The Coleofasciculus chthonoplastes PCC 7420 genome includes a region encoding these proteins:
- a CDS encoding aromatic ring-hydroxylating dioxygenase subunit alpha, with protein sequence MTVAPHKPDSAQSTNPLSEPELESEFNWRNCWYPICFRQDFAKDRPYGFSLYDEPFVIFKHQEELICLTDRCPHRAAKLSDGQLIDGKLECLYHGWQFGHEGQCLHIPQLSADGTIPVNANVRSHKVVERQGLIWIWPGAAELADEQAIPTIPQLDQPGFVHSDKLTEVPCDISYVLEHMLDPAHIHITHHGNQGDRAKAQPLEMEILESSVNGFRGQSRNTREPNSTWIKFDFIAPSLAHFYFSIPDKDWFFGQAFYLFPLSKGKCRILSRTYRNFVTQPVKLMPRWWTHLKQNKILAQDISILLGQQHEVERLGEPVKQVYSPIPTCDTFAMEYRKWLDRVGASLPYYRGYLTSKDRENEPEGQLNKMSVKPLFWHTELCHSCNRAYQISQRVEQLGVGVAIVFAALAILADDSGLQIGAVLLAVAVVIVAVVANKIKHRLKAYSVG encoded by the coding sequence ATGACCGTTGCTCCTCATAAACCTGACTCAGCCCAATCAACGAATCCCCTATCTGAACCAGAACTTGAATCGGAATTTAACTGGAGAAATTGTTGGTATCCTATCTGTTTCCGCCAAGATTTTGCCAAAGATCGCCCCTATGGTTTTTCGTTGTATGATGAACCGTTCGTTATATTCAAACACCAAGAGGAACTGATCTGTTTAACCGATCGCTGTCCCCATCGTGCGGCTAAACTATCCGATGGACAGCTTATTGACGGTAAACTGGAGTGCTTGTACCACGGATGGCAATTTGGTCATGAGGGTCAATGTCTGCATATTCCCCAGTTATCGGCTGATGGGACAATACCTGTGAATGCTAACGTGCGATCGCATAAAGTTGTCGAACGCCAAGGACTGATTTGGATTTGGCCCGGTGCGGCTGAATTAGCGGATGAACAAGCGATTCCCACCATTCCGCAATTGGATCAGCCCGGATTTGTCCATTCTGACAAACTCACAGAAGTTCCCTGTGATATCAGCTATGTGCTTGAACACATGTTAGATCCAGCACATATTCATATTACTCATCATGGGAATCAGGGCGATCGCGCCAAAGCTCAACCCTTGGAAATGGAAATCCTGGAGAGTTCCGTAAACGGGTTTCGGGGTCAATCGCGGAATACAAGAGAACCCAACTCAACCTGGATTAAGTTTGATTTTATTGCTCCGAGTTTAGCTCATTTTTACTTTTCTATTCCTGATAAAGACTGGTTCTTTGGGCAGGCATTTTACCTATTCCCCTTGAGCAAAGGAAAATGTCGAATTTTATCACGAACCTATCGCAATTTTGTCACTCAACCCGTGAAGCTGATGCCCAGATGGTGGACTCATCTAAAACAGAATAAAATTCTGGCTCAGGATATTTCCATACTATTAGGACAACAACATGAAGTTGAACGGTTAGGAGAACCTGTGAAACAGGTTTATTCCCCTATTCCAACCTGTGACACGTTTGCTATGGAATATCGCAAATGGCTGGATCGGGTTGGGGCGTCTTTGCCCTATTATCGCGGTTATTTAACCTCGAAAGATAGGGAAAATGAACCTGAAGGTCAGTTGAATAAAATGTCAGTGAAGCCGTTATTTTGGCATACTGAACTTTGTCACTCTTGTAACCGAGCCTATCAGATCTCGCAGCGGGTGGAACAATTGGGTGTAGGAGTGGCGATTGTTTTCGCAGCGTTGGCAATTTTGGCGGATGATTCGGGGCTGCAAATAGGAGCCGTTTTGTTGGCAGTTGCAGTAGTAATTGTCGCCGTTGTCGCCAATAAAATCAAGCATCGCTTGAAAGCGTATTCAGTAGGTTAA
- a CDS encoding sensor histidine kinase: VDTLTPSASEKDLTITVDYELAPKQVTTDPLRLEQIITNLVSNAIRYTETGSITITCLVECNNQPNQNDHFEHFVIVITDTGIGIAPEDQAKVFDPYFRGSSRAKRLPDSTGLGLAIVGRLVQLLQGEIQLDSQVNVGSTFKVTLPLAVQTPERTSVNVTPVNENSNG, from the coding sequence GTCGATACGTTAACACCCTCAGCCAGTGAAAAAGACCTGACAATAACCGTAGATTACGAACTAGCGCCGAAGCAAGTCACGACTGATCCCTTGCGACTCGAACAGATTATCACCAATTTGGTCAGTAATGCGATTCGTTACACGGAAACAGGAAGCATTACCATCACCTGCCTAGTTGAGTGTAATAATCAACCTAATCAAAATGATCATTTTGAGCATTTTGTGATCGTGATTACCGATACCGGGATTGGTATTGCTCCAGAAGACCAAGCTAAAGTTTTTGATCCGTATTTTCGCGGCAGTTCCCGTGCTAAACGTTTACCGGATAGTACCGGATTGGGGCTGGCGATTGTTGGGCGGCTGGTGCAACTTTTACAAGGAGAAATTCAGCTTGACTCTCAGGTTAATGTTGGCTCAACGTTTAAGGTGACTTTACCGTTAGCCGTTCAAACCCCTGAGAGAACATCAGTGAATGTAACCCCCGTTAACGAAAACAGTAATGGTTAA
- a CDS encoding YihY/virulence factor BrkB family protein, with the protein MNFKVVGELFKETIQEWQEDKASRLAAALAYYTVFSLAPLLIIAIAIAGSIFGPEAARGEIVEQIQGLVGTEGAKVIETAIQNANRPNVSSIASIISIVVLLFGASGVFAQLQDALNTVWGVQPKPGRPVKGFLQKRLLSFSVVLGIGFLLLVSLIVSAALAALSNYANDLLFGVGFLWSLLNWVLSLGVITLLFAMMYKFLPDVKISWSDVWIGASITAILFTIGKSLIGMYLGRGSFASTYGAAGSLVIFLAWVYYSAQILFIGAEFTQVYARKFGSSIVPDKHAIQLTESDRAKQGIAHTEALKKAAGDSEDSEKSPKEKQSGNVGAKALKTYHDAARKMGLDKKQK; encoded by the coding sequence ATGAATTTTAAGGTTGTTGGAGAACTATTTAAGGAAACGATTCAAGAATGGCAAGAGGATAAAGCGTCACGGTTAGCCGCCGCCTTAGCCTATTACACGGTGTTTTCCTTGGCACCGTTGTTGATTATCGCGATCGCGATCGCGGGTTCGATTTTTGGTCCGGAAGCCGCACGAGGGGAGATTGTCGAGCAAATTCAAGGGCTAGTTGGCACTGAGGGGGCTAAGGTAATTGAAACGGCGATTCAAAATGCGAATCGACCAAATGTTAGCAGTATTGCCTCAATTATCAGTATTGTCGTGCTGCTGTTTGGTGCATCGGGAGTCTTCGCTCAACTGCAAGATGCTTTGAATACCGTTTGGGGAGTACAACCGAAACCTGGACGACCGGTTAAAGGTTTTTTACAGAAACGGTTATTGTCTTTTTCGGTTGTGCTAGGGATTGGCTTTTTACTCTTAGTGTCTCTGATTGTCAGTGCAGCGTTAGCGGCGTTGAGTAATTATGCTAATGATTTACTTTTTGGAGTAGGATTCCTCTGGTCACTGTTAAATTGGGTGCTTTCCCTGGGTGTAATTACGCTATTGTTTGCGATGATGTACAAATTTTTACCGGATGTTAAAATTAGCTGGAGTGATGTCTGGATTGGTGCGAGTATTACTGCCATACTTTTCACGATTGGTAAGTCTTTAATTGGCATGTATTTAGGGCGAGGAAGTTTTGCCTCAACATACGGCGCAGCGGGGTCATTAGTAATTTTTCTGGCTTGGGTTTACTATTCCGCCCAAATTCTGTTTATCGGTGCAGAATTTACCCAAGTTTATGCCCGTAAGTTTGGCTCAAGCATTGTTCCTGATAAACATGCGATTCAACTGACTGAATCAGATCGGGCAAAGCAAGGAATTGCTCATACCGAAGCCCTCAAAAAAGCTGCTGGAGATTCAGAGGATTCGGAAAAATCACCTAAGGAAAAACAGTCAGGTAATGTAGGGGCTAAAGCGTTGAAAACCTACCATGATGCCGCCAGGAAAATGGGGTTAGACAAAAAACAGAAATAG
- a CDS encoding RsbRD N-terminal domain-containing protein, whose amino-acid sequence MDFSQELLKKLDSIVNNWVEVVRQDGQLESSRELTYKAVLDGLPSVLRAIAKILSDSENGAHQTIVEKSLEHGVIRAKQGYDPSEVAREYRILRQIIFAHLESDLLQGSTAQILQATRIIDMALDEVIGRCFNSYTEERLQELEKLQSQVNLTNHELTRLVDT is encoded by the coding sequence ATGGATTTCAGTCAAGAGTTACTCAAGAAACTAGACTCTATCGTCAACAACTGGGTGGAAGTCGTTCGCCAAGACGGGCAACTGGAGAGTAGCCGTGAACTCACCTATAAGGCGGTGCTAGATGGTTTACCCTCAGTGCTGCGGGCGATCGCCAAAATCCTTTCTGACTCAGAAAACGGCGCACATCAAACAATTGTCGAGAAAAGTTTAGAACATGGGGTAATCCGAGCCAAACAAGGCTACGATCCCAGCGAAGTTGCCCGAGAATATCGAATTCTGCGCCAGATTATCTTTGCTCATTTAGAATCGGATCTATTGCAAGGTTCAACCGCTCAGATTTTGCAAGCTACCCGAATCATCGATATGGCACTAGATGAAGTGATTGGTCGTTGTTTCAACAGTTATACTGAAGAACGATTACAGGAGTTAGAAAAACTGCAAAGTCAAGTCAACCTCACCAATCACGAACTGACCCGCTTAGTGGACACTCA